Proteins encoded in a region of the Paenibacillus pedocola genome:
- a CDS encoding M42 family metallopeptidase, with translation MLTIQPNEDYILSVLKKLLDTPSPSGFTAEVMRLVAEEAAALNVPLSWNEKGGIILSVPGLDPSRTIGISAHVDTLGAMVRSIKPNGTLRLTSVGGFTMNSIENEYCVIHTRSGLTYTGTILTSHPSVHVYADARDFKRSEENMEIRIDELVSTKDDVLKLGIAVGDFISFDARAVITPSGFIKSRHLDDKASVAALLGLLESIKREGWKPLHNLSLLISNFEEVGHGTAWIPGEISEFIAVDMGAMGDDLSCKETDVSICAKDSSGPYDYAMTSRLIDLANSLAIPFAVDIYPQYGSDASAALRGGNNIRAALIGPGVHASHSMERTHKQAVLNTAKLLAAYVGAN, from the coding sequence TTGCTTACAATTCAGCCAAATGAAGACTATATTCTATCCGTTCTCAAAAAACTGCTTGATACCCCCAGCCCCAGCGGCTTCACCGCTGAGGTTATGCGGCTCGTAGCCGAGGAAGCGGCTGCGCTGAACGTTCCGCTCAGCTGGAACGAGAAAGGCGGCATCATTCTCAGCGTGCCCGGGCTTGATCCCTCCCGCACCATCGGCATTAGTGCGCATGTGGACACGCTGGGTGCGATGGTCCGCTCCATTAAGCCAAACGGTACGCTGCGCCTGACCTCTGTCGGCGGATTTACAATGAACAGCATCGAAAATGAATACTGCGTCATTCATACACGCAGCGGTCTGACTTATACCGGCACCATTCTGACCAGCCATCCCTCGGTGCATGTCTATGCTGATGCGCGTGACTTCAAACGGTCCGAGGAGAATATGGAAATCCGGATCGACGAGCTTGTCTCCACCAAGGATGATGTGTTGAAGCTTGGTATAGCAGTCGGTGATTTCATCTCCTTTGACGCCCGCGCGGTTATTACACCAAGCGGCTTTATAAAGTCACGCCATTTGGATGATAAAGCCAGTGTAGCCGCCCTGCTCGGCCTGCTGGAAAGCATCAAGCGTGAAGGCTGGAAGCCGCTTCACAATCTGTCCCTCCTGATCTCCAACTTCGAAGAGGTCGGCCACGGTACGGCATGGATTCCAGGCGAAATCAGCGAATTCATAGCTGTAGACATGGGCGCCATGGGGGATGACCTGAGCTGCAAGGAAACGGATGTTTCCATCTGCGCCAAGGATTCCTCCGGCCCTTATGACTATGCTATGACCAGCCGTTTGATCGATCTGGCGAACAGCCTGGCGATTCCTTTTGCGGTTGACATCTATCCGCAGTACGGCTCAGATGCCTCCGCTGCGCTGCGCGGCGGCAACAACATCCGTGCTGCACTGATCGGTCCGGGGGTACATGCCTCCCATTCCATGGAACGCACACATAAGCAGGCCGTACTGAATACGGCCAAGCTGCTCGCCGCCTATGTCGGTGCAAACTGA
- a CDS encoding cold shock domain-containing protein has product MKGTVKWFNAEKGYGFLQVEGGEDVFVHFSAIQGDGFKTLDEGQAVEFDITDGNRGPQAANVVKL; this is encoded by the coding sequence TTGAAAGGTACAGTAAAATGGTTTAACGCAGAAAAAGGTTATGGTTTCCTTCAAGTAGAAGGCGGCGAAGACGTATTCGTTCACTTCTCAGCTATTCAGGGCGACGGATTCAAGACTTTGGATGAAGGCCAAGCGGTTGAATTCGATATCACTGACGGTAACCGCGGTCCACAAGCAGCTAACGTAGTTAAATTATAA
- a CDS encoding LapA family protein, whose translation MKLQWSLILGLIFALLTAVFAVINVDPVQVNFGFDQIELPLILVILGCAVIGGVIVGSYGIFRQYKLQKQIKVLNAELSKLRDAGNAFDPLSPNAQHGRLAEEPNMER comes from the coding sequence ATGAAACTGCAATGGTCGCTAATTTTAGGTTTAATCTTTGCGTTGCTTACAGCTGTATTCGCAGTGATCAACGTAGATCCGGTTCAGGTGAATTTCGGCTTCGATCAGATCGAGCTCCCGCTTATTCTTGTTATTTTGGGCTGCGCCGTCATCGGCGGGGTCATCGTCGGTTCCTACGGTATATTCCGCCAGTACAAGCTGCAGAAGCAAATTAAGGTACTGAACGCAGAGCTGTCCAAGCTGCGGGATGCGGGAAACGCGTTTGATCCCTTATCTCCTAATGCCCAGCATGGCAGGCTGGCTGAAGAGCCAAACATGGAGCGCTAA
- the pepF gene encoding oligoendopeptidase F: protein MEQLLKRSEVPAENRWKLEDMFASQAEWDSEYSEVKELIKKAAAFQGKLDTPEELKACFELDDQLSLLTERLYVYAHMRQDEDTAAPTYQALTQKAKKLSVEAGEALSFVTPEILALPVEKLDQFIADPALSAYTFTLTEMKREKAHVLSKAEEALLAQVGNISQAPQNIFGMLNNADLKFPKIKNEEGKEVELTHGSYIQFLESPDREVRKNAFKAVYETYGKQKNTIAATLSANVNKNVFYSRVRKYPSVLEMSLYGDNIPKEVYTNLIDTIHESLPLMHRYMKLRQKLLGVDELHMYDLFAPLVDEYKLDITFEEAKKITKEGLKPLGEDYLSVLQEGYDKGWIDVYENENKRTGAYSWGAYGTHPYVLLNHNNNLNSMFTLAHEMGHALHSYYSDNALKYRDAQYTIFLAEVASTTNEALLMDYLLNKSTDPKEKMYLLTYYADQFRTTVFRQTMFAEFEKIIHQRAEDGESLTPQDLSAIYYDLNVKYYGKDMVVDKDIEMEWARIPHFYNSFYVYKYATGFSAATSFSKQILEEGKPAVDRYLGFLKSGGSDYSINILAKAGVDMSSPEPIREAMSVFESVIEQMEQLTK, encoded by the coding sequence ATGGAACAGTTATTGAAGAGAAGTGAAGTGCCCGCCGAAAACCGCTGGAAGCTTGAAGATATGTTTGCATCGCAGGCGGAATGGGATTCTGAATACAGCGAAGTCAAAGAGCTGATTAAAAAAGCCGCCGCTTTCCAGGGCAAACTGGATACACCGGAAGAGCTTAAAGCTTGCTTTGAGCTGGATGACCAATTGTCGCTGCTGACTGAACGCCTGTATGTTTACGCACATATGCGCCAGGACGAGGACACCGCCGCACCGACCTATCAGGCGCTTACGCAAAAAGCGAAAAAGCTGAGTGTCGAAGCTGGTGAAGCTCTTTCTTTTGTAACTCCTGAAATTCTGGCTTTGCCTGTGGAGAAGCTCGATCAGTTCATCGCTGACCCTGCCCTTTCCGCTTATACCTTTACCTTGACAGAAATGAAGCGTGAAAAGGCGCATGTCCTCTCCAAAGCCGAGGAGGCGCTGCTCGCTCAGGTAGGAAACATCTCCCAGGCGCCGCAGAATATTTTTGGCATGCTGAACAACGCCGATCTCAAATTCCCCAAGATCAAAAATGAGGAAGGCAAGGAAGTGGAATTGACTCACGGCAGTTATATTCAGTTCCTTGAGAGTCCGGACCGAGAAGTGCGCAAGAACGCTTTTAAAGCCGTCTATGAGACTTATGGCAAGCAAAAAAACACTATCGCCGCCACTCTTAGCGCAAATGTTAACAAAAATGTATTCTACTCTCGGGTCCGCAAGTATCCGTCCGTGCTGGAAATGTCGCTCTACGGCGATAATATTCCCAAGGAAGTCTACACCAACCTGATAGACACCATTCACGAGAGCCTGCCGTTGATGCACCGTTACATGAAGCTGCGCCAGAAGCTGCTTGGCGTTGATGAACTACATATGTATGACCTGTTCGCTCCGCTGGTGGATGAATATAAGCTGGATATTACCTTTGAAGAAGCGAAGAAAATCACCAAAGAAGGTCTGAAACCGCTTGGAGAAGACTACCTCAGTGTGCTGCAGGAAGGCTACGACAAGGGCTGGATCGATGTCTACGAGAATGAGAACAAACGCACCGGAGCATACAGCTGGGGAGCCTACGGCACCCACCCGTATGTGCTGCTGAACCATAACAACAACTTGAACAGCATGTTTACACTGGCGCATGAAATGGGTCACGCCCTGCATTCGTACTATTCGGATAACGCGCTTAAGTACCGTGATGCTCAGTACACGATTTTCCTCGCCGAAGTAGCTTCTACAACGAATGAAGCGCTGTTGATGGATTACCTGCTGAACAAGTCGACCGATCCTAAAGAAAAAATGTATCTGTTGACCTACTACGCTGACCAGTTCCGTACAACGGTATTCCGTCAGACGATGTTCGCCGAGTTCGAAAAGATTATCCACCAGCGTGCCGAAGACGGCGAGTCGCTGACTCCGCAGGATCTGTCGGCCATCTATTATGATCTTAATGTGAAGTACTACGGCAAGGACATGGTAGTTGATAAGGATATCGAAATGGAGTGGGCGCGGATCCCGCATTTCTACAACAGCTTCTATGTTTACAAATATGCTACCGGCTTCTCCGCAGCAACCAGCTTCTCCAAACAGATTCTGGAGGAAGGCAAACCGGCAGTGGACCGCTACCTCGGCTTCCTGAAGAGCGGCGGCAGTGATTATTCGATCAATATCCTGGCCAAAGCCGGTGTTGATATGTCTTCTCCGGAACCGATCCGCGAAGCAATGAGTGTCTTCGAGAGCGTCATCGAGCAGATGGAACAGTTGACCAAATAA
- a CDS encoding MFS transporter, translated as MESGRTGGQYSDQNWLRSFMFTLYGTSVLVVSYFPLFYTHLGFSSPQVGLLYSLGPLISILSNLFWSMMSDRLGTIKKIMAILLAGQLVTAIMLAKATDFGMVMLILTLFYFFYYPVFPLADTMAIKIAQRHGRNFIAIRVFGSLGYSFFALTIGYVLRALGSSYSIGVCIVIVVAALFITLGLKDVKRTEGAPDNSKGSAKISAKGGGLKEILLQKEVLWFFSCVFVLALGHRMNEAFLTLSLKSMNAGDEVIGWALLASALSEIPIFFLLSKYGERFKELPLLAFASLMYGLRFLFMSLADVPGAIIAIQAMHSISFGIFYVTAVRYITRIIPDHLRATGLAIFTVVWSSVSGLLSGTFGGLIYEDSGRSVFYLVAMGFSVLAFIGFLAKHLMDIGGSSSRYFKKKTLQEAGPAEKPSL; from the coding sequence ATGGAATCCGGACGGACCGGCGGGCAGTATAGCGATCAAAACTGGCTGCGTTCCTTTATGTTTACGCTCTATGGCACCAGTGTGCTGGTAGTTTCTTATTTCCCGTTATTTTATACCCACCTCGGCTTTAGCAGTCCTCAGGTAGGCCTCTTGTATTCCCTTGGACCCCTGATCTCAATCCTGTCCAATCTGTTCTGGAGCATGATGAGCGACCGGCTGGGAACCATCAAAAAGATTATGGCTATTCTGCTTGCAGGTCAGCTTGTTACCGCTATAATGCTGGCCAAAGCCACGGACTTTGGGATGGTCATGCTTATTTTAACCCTTTTCTACTTCTTCTATTACCCTGTTTTTCCTCTCGCAGACACGATGGCCATCAAAATCGCACAGCGTCATGGGCGGAACTTTATTGCGATTCGTGTGTTTGGCTCGCTGGGATATTCCTTTTTTGCGCTTACGATCGGATATGTACTGAGAGCACTCGGCTCTTCTTACAGTATCGGTGTGTGTATTGTAATCGTAGTAGCTGCACTTTTCATCACCCTCGGACTGAAGGATGTGAAGCGGACCGAAGGTGCACCGGACAACAGTAAGGGTTCTGCCAAAATAAGCGCAAAGGGCGGCGGGCTTAAAGAAATTCTGCTGCAAAAAGAAGTCCTGTGGTTCTTTAGCTGCGTCTTTGTGCTGGCACTTGGCCACCGGATGAATGAAGCCTTTCTTACGCTTAGTCTGAAGAGCATGAATGCCGGCGATGAGGTTATCGGCTGGGCGCTGCTTGCTTCTGCACTAAGCGAGATTCCAATCTTCTTCCTGCTTAGCAAATACGGGGAACGGTTCAAGGAGCTTCCTCTGCTCGCTTTTGCCAGTCTGATGTATGGTCTGCGCTTTCTCTTCATGTCGCTTGCGGATGTGCCCGGCGCCATTATTGCAATCCAGGCCATGCACAGCATTTCGTTTGGCATTTTTTATGTAACAGCTGTCAGGTATATTACACGTATTATTCCCGACCATCTCCGCGCGACCGGTCTGGCGATTTTCACGGTAGTATGGTCCAGTGTATCAGGTCTGCTAAGCGGCACCTTCGGAGGGCTTATCTATGAGGATTCCGGACGGAGCGTCTTCTATCTGGTCGCTATGGGCTTTTCGGTACTCGCATTCATCGGTTTTCTCGCTAAGCATCTGATGGATATCGGCGGATCTTCAAGCCGTTATTTCAAGAAAAAGACACTCCAGGAAGCGGGTCCTGCAGAGAAGCCTTCCCTCTAA
- the pfkA gene encoding 6-phosphofructokinase — MANVKRIAVLTSGGDSQGMNAAVRAVVRSAIYYGIEVFGIQRGYQGLLNRDIFPMDLRSVGDIIQRGGTILQSARCLEFVKPEGQQKGADILNEMGIDGLVVIGGDGSYKGANKLSKLGINTMALPGTIDNDISFTDYTIGFDTAVGVVVDAINKLRDTMSSHERSSIVEVMGRHCGDIALHAGLASGAETILVPEMPYDLNEVADRMKDNFARGKRHSIVIVAEGVGKGEDVAQALKDRHSTLDARVTVLGHIQRGGTPTPGDRNLASRLGDFAVRKLIEGESDKACGIIKGELTLTDIDKVVNTKKGFDTELYELASRLSQ; from the coding sequence ATGGCAAATGTAAAAAGAATCGCAGTATTAACCAGCGGAGGAGACTCCCAGGGCATGAACGCGGCCGTTCGCGCGGTTGTGCGCAGTGCAATCTATTACGGTATTGAAGTATTCGGTATTCAACGCGGCTACCAAGGCCTTTTGAACCGTGATATTTTCCCGATGGATCTGCGCAGTGTTGGCGATATTATCCAGCGCGGAGGAACCATCCTGCAGTCTGCAAGATGTCTTGAATTCGTGAAACCGGAAGGACAGCAGAAAGGCGCGGATATCCTGAATGAAATGGGAATCGACGGCCTGGTAGTTATCGGCGGCGACGGCTCTTACAAGGGCGCTAACAAACTCAGCAAGCTCGGGATCAACACGATGGCTTTGCCGGGAACTATTGATAATGATATTTCTTTCACAGACTACACTATCGGCTTTGATACAGCTGTAGGTGTGGTTGTAGATGCAATCAATAAGCTTCGTGACACGATGTCCTCCCACGAACGTTCTTCCATAGTCGAAGTAATGGGACGTCACTGCGGAGATATCGCGCTGCATGCAGGACTGGCTTCCGGAGCGGAAACGATTCTGGTGCCGGAAATGCCTTACGATCTTAACGAAGTGGCAGACCGGATGAAGGACAATTTTGCCAGAGGCAAACGCCACAGTATCGTAATTGTTGCTGAAGGCGTAGGCAAAGGTGAAGATGTAGCGCAAGCCCTCAAAGACCGTCACTCGACACTTGATGCCCGGGTAACCGTTCTGGGTCACATCCAGCGCGGAGGTACACCAACTCCAGGAGACCGTAACCTGGCCAGCCGTTTGGGCGACTTCGCGGTACGCAAACTGATTGAAGGCGAATCAGATAAAGCTTGCGGAATCATAAAAGGCGAATTAACGCTTACTGATATCGATAAGGTTGTTAACACGAAGAAGGGCTTCGATACTGAATTGTACGAGCTGGCTTCCCGCTTGTCCCAATAG
- a CDS encoding DsrE/DsrF/DrsH-like family protein produces MNRKIVIIGGVAGGASAAARLRRLNEQDEIVMFERGEHVSFANCGLPYYIGESINSREKLFLQTPEGIRARFNIDVRVFHEVTEIVRDQKLVRFRNVLTGEAGEILYDILILSPGARPVVPPIPGIAEAGNLFTLRNIPDTDRIKAYVDDKQPKHATVIGGGFIGLEMAENLRERGLEVTLIDRGRQLLNPLDPEMARIIEDHFKLNGVELRLSEGVEAIEQGGQYLRLSSGGELRTDMIILAIGVAPENGLARDCGLDLGFAGAIKVNASLQTSDPHIYAVGDAIEVKDRNHGFATMVSLAWGANRQGRLAADHINGRAISYDGALGSAIIKTFALTAAVTGNNEKTLKSIGVPYESIHIHPNSHAGYYPGATPIAMKLLFNPHTGAIYGAQAVGAAGVDKRIDVIATAIRGNLLVNELADIELTYAPPYSSAKDPVNMAGYVASNVMDGLVSLMQWHEVDKFTAGGGLLIDVRDAVELLAGNIPGSVNIPLSELRERLDEIPRDRELAVSCQVGLRGYIAARMLTQHGYKVKNVDGGYKTYSVMAADSRGTNSEPTASAETGVAAETEATDTLTAGGGNENNSAGSQLFLDACGLQCPGPIRKVYETVNSMQEGQQLEIEATDFGFAADIKQWCLSTNNTLQSVDVSAGKVKALLRKGLGQQTGEKPSAPASADKDGTTMIVFSGDLDKTIASFIIASGAAAMGKQVTMFFTFWGLNVLRKGEASAVKKKGLDKMFGMMMPQGTRKLPLSRMNMGGLGARLIRHTMGRKNVDSLEVLMHEALKAGVKLIACTMSMDIMGIKQEELIAGVDYGGVASYLGAAGDSGVNLFI; encoded by the coding sequence ATGAACAGGAAAATTGTAATTATAGGTGGAGTAGCGGGAGGCGCTTCTGCTGCTGCAAGATTGCGCAGACTGAATGAGCAGGATGAGATTGTAATGTTTGAGCGTGGTGAGCATGTATCTTTTGCCAATTGCGGCCTGCCCTATTATATTGGGGAATCCATTAATTCCCGCGAGAAATTGTTTCTTCAGACGCCTGAGGGAATTAGAGCACGGTTTAACATCGATGTGAGAGTATTTCATGAAGTGACTGAGATTGTCCGTGACCAGAAGCTTGTCCGGTTCCGGAATGTGCTTACAGGTGAAGCAGGGGAAATCTTGTATGACATACTGATCCTGTCTCCGGGGGCCAGACCTGTAGTCCCGCCGATTCCAGGAATCGCCGAAGCCGGGAATTTGTTCACCTTAAGAAATATCCCGGATACTGACCGGATTAAAGCCTATGTTGACGATAAGCAGCCCAAGCATGCTACAGTTATCGGCGGTGGCTTTATCGGGCTGGAAATGGCGGAGAATCTGCGGGAGAGGGGGCTTGAGGTGACTCTGATTGACCGGGGGAGACAGCTCCTGAACCCGCTGGATCCGGAAATGGCACGGATCATTGAGGATCACTTTAAGCTGAATGGGGTAGAGCTCAGATTGAGTGAAGGTGTTGAAGCCATTGAGCAAGGGGGCCAATACTTGCGTTTATCCTCAGGCGGCGAGCTCAGAACCGATATGATTATCCTGGCAATCGGAGTAGCCCCGGAGAACGGATTGGCCAGGGATTGCGGCCTTGATCTTGGATTCGCCGGAGCAATTAAGGTAAATGCATCTCTGCAGACGAGTGATCCTCATATTTATGCTGTTGGTGATGCTATCGAGGTAAAGGACCGTAACCATGGTTTTGCCACTATGGTCTCACTGGCCTGGGGAGCAAACCGCCAAGGCCGGCTGGCAGCGGATCATATTAATGGCAGAGCAATCTCTTATGACGGGGCGTTAGGCAGTGCGATTATCAAGACGTTTGCACTAACTGCTGCGGTTACAGGTAATAACGAAAAGACGCTCAAATCGATTGGCGTTCCGTATGAGTCGATTCATATTCACCCGAATTCACATGCCGGTTATTACCCGGGAGCCACTCCAATTGCCATGAAGCTGTTGTTTAATCCGCATACAGGAGCAATCTATGGTGCTCAAGCTGTGGGGGCAGCAGGTGTAGACAAGCGGATTGATGTCATAGCGACCGCCATTCGCGGGAATCTGCTGGTGAACGAGCTGGCAGATATAGAACTGACATATGCTCCGCCATATTCTTCTGCCAAAGACCCTGTCAATATGGCCGGATATGTGGCTTCTAATGTGATGGATGGACTGGTCTCTCTTATGCAATGGCACGAGGTGGATAAGTTCACTGCCGGAGGCGGACTCTTAATTGATGTCAGAGACGCGGTAGAGCTGCTGGCCGGAAATATTCCCGGTTCCGTTAATATTCCGCTTTCGGAGCTGAGAGAGCGGCTGGACGAGATTCCCCGGGACCGGGAACTGGCTGTTTCCTGTCAGGTAGGCTTGAGAGGTTATATTGCTGCGAGAATGCTAACCCAGCATGGCTATAAGGTAAAGAATGTCGACGGAGGCTACAAAACATATTCTGTAATGGCAGCAGATAGCAGAGGGACTAATTCTGAGCCAACAGCTTCTGCGGAAACCGGAGTAGCAGCAGAAACAGAAGCAACGGACACTCTTACAGCTGGCGGTGGCAATGAGAATAATAGTGCAGGGAGTCAGCTTTTTCTGGATGCCTGCGGTTTGCAGTGCCCCGGTCCTATACGCAAAGTCTATGAGACTGTGAATTCCATGCAGGAGGGACAGCAGCTGGAGATAGAAGCGACTGATTTCGGGTTTGCCGCGGATATTAAGCAGTGGTGTCTTTCAACGAACAACACCCTGCAATCAGTTGATGTCTCCGCAGGCAAGGTGAAGGCGCTGCTCCGCAAAGGTTTAGGCCAACAAACTGGCGAAAAACCCTCCGCTCCGGCATCCGCTGACAAGGACGGTACGACGATGATCGTGTTTAGCGGTGATCTGGACAAAACGATTGCCTCATTTATCATTGCCTCCGGTGCAGCCGCTATGGGCAAGCAGGTTACGATGTTCTTTACTTTCTGGGGGCTAAATGTTTTGCGCAAGGGAGAGGCTTCAGCAGTGAAGAAAAAGGGGCTCGACAAGATGTTCGGAATGATGATGCCGCAAGGTACCCGAAAGCTGCCGTTATCCAGAATGAATATGGGCGGCTTAGGAGCCAGATTGATCCGTCATACGATGGGCCGTAAAAATGTGGATTCTCTTGAGGTGCTCATGCATGAGGCGCTGAAAGCCGGCGTTAAGCTGATTGCTTGTACAATGAGTATGGACATTATGGGAATCAAACAGGAAGAGTTGATCGCAGGGGTTGATTATGGCGGAGTAGCAAGCTATCTTGGAGCCGCCGGAGATTCCGGAGTTAATTTATTTATTTAA
- a CDS encoding DL-endopeptidase inhibitor IseA family protein codes for MARIAQTPGKLKDLIDAAEGVWFEVFYSGDGNKAITVGGNEYHLLPLRFSTRVKVISYFRHYWGIAMSNRMFCNLHTIRRNNRLYVIVGDPGIFTTIPRRVRVTSRTATRIRVTAVLSMSEDYDEETMLVQYLIGKSGTGLRVLDRNKKDERFARCGMSG; via the coding sequence ATGGCACGAATAGCACAAACACCCGGCAAGCTAAAAGATTTGATAGATGCTGCGGAAGGTGTCTGGTTCGAGGTCTTTTATTCCGGGGACGGTAATAAAGCGATCACGGTCGGAGGAAACGAATATCATCTTTTGCCGCTTAGGTTCAGTACGAGGGTGAAGGTGATATCTTATTTCAGGCATTACTGGGGGATTGCCATGAGCAACAGGATGTTCTGCAATTTGCATACAATCAGGAGGAATAACAGGCTATACGTCATAGTAGGCGATCCTGGTATATTCACAACCATTCCCAGAAGAGTAAGGGTGACCAGCCGTACGGCAACCAGAATTAGAGTTACAGCTGTCCTATCCATGAGTGAGGATTACGATGAGGAAACTATGCTAGTTCAATACTTGATCGGCAAGTCCGGAACGGGGCTTCGCGTCCTGGACCGAAATAAGAAGGATGAGCGTTTTGCCAGATGCGGAATGTCAGGATAA
- a CDS encoding DL-endopeptidase inhibitor IseA family protein: MLRISQTNGEIKRLIETAEMAWFEVFYSADTNKVIYVNGREYYRLPLRFSTKAKVLAYFRQYWGITMSSLMFRNLITVTKNGRLYVVAGDTGPLPIFPRQVTVTSRTDTRIRVTAALSIVPESDDEILMVRYVISKSGTRLIILNRNQKEMMP; this comes from the coding sequence ATGCTGAGGATATCCCAGACGAACGGTGAGATTAAGAGGCTGATTGAAACGGCTGAAATGGCTTGGTTTGAGGTCTTTTATTCTGCCGATACCAACAAGGTTATTTACGTGAACGGAAGAGAATATTACCGCCTGCCGCTTCGCTTCAGCACCAAAGCCAAAGTGCTGGCTTATTTCAGACAATATTGGGGAATTACAATGAGCAGCCTGATGTTCCGGAACTTAATCACTGTTACAAAAAACGGACGGCTGTATGTGGTAGCAGGGGATACCGGCCCTCTGCCTATCTTTCCGAGACAAGTTACAGTTACAAGCAGAACAGACACGAGAATCAGAGTAACCGCCGCGTTGTCCATTGTTCCGGAGTCTGATGATGAGATTTTGATGGTCCGGTATGTTATCAGCAAGTCCGGTACGAGACTGATTATTCTAAATAGAAACCAGAAGGAAATGATGCCTTAA
- a CDS encoding tetraprenyl-beta-curcumene synthase family protein has product MNEFEQGRYLSPRSPIGLMSRVYKYVLPEVRECLHFWRQDAEGIPDPELRKQALASIETKQFHCEGGGIYAAGNLSMRHILIPLIVAYQTISDYLDNLCDRSTSLDPADFRLLHQSMLDAINPKAEPVNYYALRSEQNDGGYLHRLVRKCQEMTACLPGYAAAAAEIHDLAVLYTDLQVYKHIRPELREAALKEWWAVEGKRAPHLHWNEFAAATGSTLGVFMLFLASCDPRLSTSKAASIRAAYFPHLCGLHIMLDYLIDQDEDRAGGDLNFCNYYDNTDTMLNRIASIVEWARKDVQNLPETSMHRMVIEGLLALYLSDPKVSEQREVRSVSKRLMRRSPLTRLFFFVNSRWIRKHMY; this is encoded by the coding sequence TTGAATGAATTTGAGCAAGGCCGTTACCTAAGCCCCAGAAGCCCGATAGGGCTTATGAGCAGGGTCTATAAGTACGTGCTGCCGGAAGTGCGGGAATGTCTTCACTTTTGGCGCCAAGATGCGGAAGGGATTCCCGATCCCGAACTCCGGAAACAAGCGCTTGCCAGCATTGAAACCAAACAGTTTCATTGTGAAGGCGGCGGTATTTATGCTGCCGGCAATTTGTCGATGAGACATATACTGATTCCGCTTATTGTCGCTTATCAAACGATCAGTGATTATCTGGACAATCTGTGTGACCGCAGTACCTCACTGGATCCGGCCGATTTCAGGCTGCTGCATCAATCAATGCTGGACGCCATTAATCCTAAGGCTGAACCCGTCAATTATTATGCATTGCGCAGTGAGCAGAATGACGGCGGATATCTTCACAGGCTTGTCCGTAAATGCCAGGAGATGACTGCGTGTTTACCAGGCTATGCTGCGGCAGCTGCGGAGATTCATGATCTTGCCGTGCTGTATACGGATTTGCAGGTGTACAAGCACATCCGCCCCGAACTCAGGGAAGCTGCCCTGAAGGAATGGTGGGCGGTGGAAGGAAAGCGTGCTCCGCATCTTCACTGGAATGAATTTGCTGCGGCAACCGGCTCTACACTGGGAGTGTTCATGCTTTTCCTGGCCTCTTGCGACCCCCGGCTAAGCACATCGAAAGCGGCTTCGATTCGTGCAGCGTACTTTCCGCATCTTTGCGGATTACACATCATGCTCGATTATCTGATTGATCAGGACGAAGACCGGGCCGGCGGAGACCTCAATTTCTGCAATTATTATGACAATACTGATACCATGCTGAATCGGATCGCTTCCATCGTGGAGTGGGCCCGCAAGGATGTCCAGAATTTACCTGAGACCTCAATGCATCGTATGGTCATCGAGGGGCTTCTGGCACTTTATTTATCCGATCCAAAAGTCAGCGAACAGCGGGAGGTTCGTTCGGTATCCAAGCGTTTAATGAGAAGAAGTCCGCTGACCAGATTGTTCTTCTTCGTCAACAGCCGCTGGATACGCAAACACATGTATTAA